The genomic segment CCCAGCTCGTCGCGCTGGTCCAGGTCCAGATGGGCCGAAAGGTCGCCGTCGGCGATGGCCTGGGCGAAGGCCACGTCCTGGTCGATGGGCCGCACCAGGCGGCGGGTGAACAGGAAGGAGCCCACGGCCACGGCCAGCAGCAGGAACCCGCCAGCCAGGGACAGGCGCCCGAGCAGGACCTTGGCCGGAGCGGTGACTTCGGCCACGTCCATCTTGGAGAGCAGCGCCCAGTCCAGGCCGTGGGGGTGCAGCGGGGTGTAGGCCACCAGCACGGGGGTGCCCTCGCTGTCCAGATACTGCCCCGCGCCGCCCTCGGGCCCGGCCTGGAAGGCCTGGATCCAGTAGGGCGTGGGCGCCAGGACGCGCCCGATGACGTAGGACCCGCCGCCCATGGTCTGCATGGACGAACGGAAGGCGTAGGTGCCGCGGTCGGCATCGCGCGCGATGATGTACGACTCGCCACGCTCGCCCATGCCCTGGCGGGTGCGCATCAGCGACTCGAAGGTGTCGGGCGAGAGCTGCACGGCCACCATGCCCAGCAGTTCGCCGCCCGGGGCGAACACGGGGTGGCCCATGAAGGCCGACTCGATGCCGCCGCCCGGGGTGAAGGGCGCGAAATCCACGAAGCGCAGGCGGAAGGAGGTGGTCACCTGCCGCCAGACATCGGCCAGGTTGGAGTCGGCCAGTGGGCCCACGGCGAGCATGGTCCCCGGGGCGGCGTCGGAGCGGGTGGAGAACAGGATCTGGCCCTCGCGGGAGACCAGGAACACGTCGTGGTAGCCGAAGGTGCGCACGTACTGCGTGAAGTAGGGCAGGTACTGGCTGCGCACGGCCTGGAACACGCGGGCTTCCATGGCGTGCTCGGCCAGGCCGCTGGCCCCGGCCTTGTGCTGCTCCAGCTCCTGCAGGGCGGCGGCGGTTTGCAGGCTTTCGGCCAGCATGCGCAGGTCGTCCTCGCGCTCGCGGAAGAAGTCGCCGATCTGCGCGGCCTTGATGTGCTGGACGGTGCGCAGGTGCTCGAAGGCCTGCGTGGTCAGGGCGTGGGAGGCCAGCCGCGTGCCCAGCCAGCCGACGAAAATCAGGGGCAGGGCGCCGGTCATCAGGAACAAAAGGACCAGCTTGGGCTTCATGCGGATGTCTGCGAATCGGAGCATGGGCTGCCTCGCGTGCGCTGGGGCCGCGCCGGAACTCGGGTGCGGCGGTTGGCTGGGGCGTCGGCCTGCGGTGCGGGGGTTTTTCACAAAACCCGCGTTTCGGCCAGCCGGAGAACAATCCGTCACATACATGTAACATGCGATTTTTGCAAGCGTAATGCCCCACTCTGGCCGGTGTTGCATGGTTTTTGGAGTTTTCTACATGTGCATAAGGCCCGTGTTGCCCCCGGGGGGCGGCGCCCGGTGCCCCTGCGGCCTTGAATCCGGGGCCCGGGGGGCCTATACTGGGCGCCTGCGCCGCCGGGCCCGGCCCGGGGAGCGGCGCGCATCTTCCGGCCGGGAGCCGCCATGCCTTCGCCCGTGCGCTACGCGTACTATTCCATCGCCGCCTCGCTGCTGACCCTGGGCCTGAAGTTCGGGGCCTGGGCGCTTACCGGGTCCGTGGGGCTGCTCTCCGACGCCACGGAATCGCTGGTGAACCTGGCGGCGGGCATGCTCGCGCTGTGGGCGCTCACCGTCGCCGTGCAGCCCGCCGACGACGGCCACGCCTACGGCCACGGCAAGGCCGAGTATTTTTCCAGCGGCGCCGAGGGCGTCCTGATCATCGTCGCCGCCGGGGGCATCGTCTGGGCCGCGGTGGGCCGCTTCCTGAACCCGCAGCCCCTGGAAAGCCTGGGCCTGGGCCTGCTCATGGCCCTGGCGGCCTCGGGGGTGAACTGGTTCACGGCCCGGGGCATGCTGCGCGCCGCGCGGCGTTACGACAGCATCACCCTGGAGGCCGACGCCAGGCATCTGATGACCGACGTGTGGACCTCGGTGGGGCTGGTGGGTGGGCTGGCCGTTTTGCTGGTGGCTCCGCCCTCGTGGGCCGTGCTCGACCCGGTCATCGCCGTGGTCATGGCCGTGAACATCGTGGGCACCGGGCTGGGGCTGGTGCGCCGCTCCCTGGGCGGGCTCATGGACAAGGCCCTGCCCGAGCCCGAGATGCGCGCCATCCACGAGGCCATCCGCGCCGTGGCCGGGCAGGACGCCCTGTACCACGGCCTGCGCACCCGCAAGTCCGGCGCGCGCCGCTTCGTGGATTTCCACCTGCTCATGCCCGGCTCGACCTCCGTGGCCCGGGCCCACGCCCTGTGCGACGCCGTGGAGCTGGCCATCATCTCGCGCCTGCCGGGCACCCTGGTGACCATCCACGTGGAGCCCGTGGAGGAGCCGACCTCCTTCGACGGCCACGCCGTGGGCGGGGCCTGCGCCGGAAGCGGCAATTGCGGGAGCTGCCCGCCCGGGCCGGGCTGAGGCGCCCGGCCCCGGCCCGGCGTTGCGCATCATCGCGTTTTCCGGTAGCCGTACACCTCCTATGAGCGCATTCGACTGGAACCAGCACATGGCCGCCCGCCTGGCCGAGGCCCGCACCCGGGGCCTGTGGCGCGAGATCCCCCCCGTGGACCGCGGGGCGGACCGCACGGTGCTGTGGCAGGGGCGGCGCCTTTTGAACCTGGCCTCCAACAACTACCTGGGCCTGGCCGGGCGCGGCGAGCTGCGCGCGGCGGCAGTGCGCGCGGTGGAGGAATACGGCACCACCGCCGGGGCCTCGCGGCTGGTCACGGGCAACTTCGCCCTGTGCGACGAGCTGGAGCGCCTGACCGCCGGGTTCAAGGGCCAGCAGGCCGCGCTGCTCCTGGGCTCGGGCTACGCGGCCAATCTGTGCGTCATGGCCGCCCTGGCCGACCGCCACACCGTGGTTTTCTCCGACCGCCTGAACCACGCCAGCATCGTGGACGGCATCGCCCTGGCCCGCGCGGTCCACGCGCGCTACCGCCACGGTGACATGGAGCACCTGGCGGAGCTGCTGGCACGCCACGGCGACGCCCCGCGCAAGATCGTCGTCACCGACACCGTGTTCAGCATGGACGGCGACGTGGCCGACCTGGCGCGCATCGTGGAGCTGGCCCAGGAGCACGGCGCGCTGACGGTGGTGGACGAGGCCCACGCCACGGGCGTGCTGGGCGAGGGGCGCGGGCTGGCCCACGAGCTGGGCCTTTCCGACGCCGTGGACGTGCACATGGGCACCTTCTCCAAGGCCCTGGGCTCCCACGGGGCCTACGTGGCCGGGCGCGAGGACGTGGTGGCCATGCTGCGCAATTTCGGGCGGCCCTTCATCTTTTCCACGGCCCTGCCGCCGGCGGTGGTCGGGGCCAGCCTGGCGGCCCTGCGGCTGGTGGCCGCCGGGGGCGCCAAGGCCCGCAGGTTGCTGGACAGCGCCGCCGACCTGCGCCACCACCTCGCGGCCCTGGGCTTCTCCACGGGGCGCTCGGTGACGCAG from the Desulfocurvus vexinensis DSM 17965 genome contains:
- a CDS encoding cation diffusion facilitator family transporter, yielding MPSPVRYAYYSIAASLLTLGLKFGAWALTGSVGLLSDATESLVNLAAGMLALWALTVAVQPADDGHAYGHGKAEYFSSGAEGVLIIVAAGGIVWAAVGRFLNPQPLESLGLGLLMALAASGVNWFTARGMLRAARRYDSITLEADARHLMTDVWTSVGLVGGLAVLLVAPPSWAVLDPVIAVVMAVNIVGTGLGLVRRSLGGLMDKALPEPEMRAIHEAIRAVAGQDALYHGLRTRKSGARRFVDFHLLMPGSTSVARAHALCDAVELAIISRLPGTLVTIHVEPVEEPTSFDGHAVGGACAGSGNCGSCPPGPG
- the bioF gene encoding 8-amino-7-oxononanoate synthase yields the protein MSAFDWNQHMAARLAEARTRGLWREIPPVDRGADRTVLWQGRRLLNLASNNYLGLAGRGELRAAAVRAVEEYGTTAGASRLVTGNFALCDELERLTAGFKGQQAALLLGSGYAANLCVMAALADRHTVVFSDRLNHASIVDGIALARAVHARYRHGDMEHLAELLARHGDAPRKIVVTDTVFSMDGDVADLARIVELAQEHGALTVVDEAHATGVLGEGRGLAHELGLSDAVDVHMGTFSKALGSHGAYVAGREDVVAMLRNFGRPFIFSTALPPAVVGASLAALRLVAAGGAKARRLLDSAADLRHHLAALGFSTGRSVTQIIPVILGDNATALAARDFLMERGVLVPAIRPPSVPEGTARLRVSLRADLTEADMERVHTAFEELAVARSRGGLA